A genomic stretch from Vulpes lagopus strain Blue_001 chromosome 11, ASM1834538v1, whole genome shotgun sequence includes:
- the LOC121501764 gene encoding basic proline-rich protein-like gives MKAGGGGGPGAQPRAGGLGLEAPGPPQPPAPPDTRGPPGLRPEGRRPPPAGAHVRVDLAVAAAAPAAPARPGPAPRLPPAPAPAAPPAPGSRLPGPGSRVPSPGSSRLLPGLRAAAAAAAEPLRPSCVGPRPAGPGLATGPRGCESRPRAGCSEDLKTRS, from the coding sequence ATgaaggcgggggggggcgggggcccgggagCCCAGCCGCGAGCCGGGGGCCTTGGCCTGGAGGCCCCGGGGCCGCCCCAGCCTCCCGCCCCCCCCGACACCCGGGGGCCACCTGGGCTCCGCCCCGAGGGCCGCCGCCCACCGCCTGCAGGTGCGCACGTGCGGGTGGACCTCGCCGTGGCCGCTGCGGCTCCCGCGGCTCCCgctcggcccggccccgccccccggctcccCCCAGCTCCGGCACCAGCCGcgcccccggctcccggctcccggctcccaggTCCCGGCTCCCGGGTCCCATCTCCCGGCTCCTCCCGGCTCCTCCCGGGCctccgggccgccgccgccgccgccgccgagccgcTCAGGCCGAGCTGTGTTGGGCCGAGGCCGGCTGGGCCAGGGCTCGCGACTGGACCCCGGGGCTGCGAGTCCCGGCCCCGCGCCGGGTGCAGCGAGGACCTGAAAACGAGATCTTAA